TTatattttaatataataaaGTTTTCCAAAATAAATCAATTGGCACCGTCATTCTCAAGttgcaataattcaaaataCTTTTACAATTAATTGCAAAAATAATTGAAATGTAATCAATTAGGTTGGACTATATATTGGAGTACATTAAATAGAATCttttgaattaattaattaaattaattaaaatggaagaaacaatagCAATCATTTGTTATAAAATACACCCTTCACCCATCACAAAAACCTCTTTCTCATCCTCATTCTCCATCTCTCTTTTGGTTGaactttttgttttttcttcacCTCCCATCTTTTCTTTCTGTCCATTAaaaagtttttttgtttttgtttttttggttgaAGATTTCTTCctttaatttcattaattagCTTCCTCAAAAAAaccaataataaataaaataaaaccccAAATCCTATCTTTCTCTTGCTCATTGAGTCATTTCTATTACATACACAAAAACCAAACATGAAATAAATCAAATGATTAAAATTGAAACCCAAAAATTGTTTCCTTCATGTCTCCTATAATCAGTGAAGTCCTCCTCTCCGGGTTCACCATAAACTCCGCCCTCCGCCGCCGTACCCACCTCGTCTCCTCCTTCTCCGTTGTCTTCCTTTACTGGTTCTACGTTTTCTCATGAACCTTTTCTCCTCCTACTCAAATCATATTCATTATACTACTAGATAAAATATTCATCCATATATACACTTGTACGCAGTACTCcgtaaataaatttaatatatataatatttttctgGCGTCACCACCTTGTTCACAATTAGGGATTAATTCGGACTCAGGGTGatttctgggtggataggttccggTTCCTATAATTGTTGTTGTGGATGATCGAACACGCAGTCATCTCtatcaagttcagcctcaatcatcactaatataatataataatatggCAAGTTCGAGTCCATCAGGTCAACAACAAAGAGATCACCAAAAGCAAGAAGGGGCGGATACCTGCTGTAAAAAGAGGAAGCGTATGCAGTCGAACAGAGAATCAGCTAGAAGGTCCCGCCTTCGAAAACAAAACCACCTGGACGACCTGGCGGTCCAGGTGGCCGAGCTCAAGGCTCAGAACAGCAGAATAATATCCACCACCAACACGAGTACGCAGCTTTATTTGGAGGTCGAGGCGGAGAATTCTGTCCTGAGGGCTCAGCTGTCTGAGCTCAGTAACCGTCTTCAGTCCCTTAATGACATCATCAACTGCCTCAGTAACAACAACGTTCATGgaaacatcaacaacaacaacaacaacaacaacaacaacaacgtcATGAGGATTACAACTAGCACTACAAGTGATGGTTGTAGTAGTGATGATCAAGAGATTAGCTTGATTGGTAGCTTTGATGTTGATCTTGAGTTTGATGATGATTTTTCGATGAATTCGTGGGGGTTTTCGTTCGCGAATTATCCTACTACGACCCCAGATGCGTTCATGTGTTGATCgatgttattaattaactatCATTGGTGAAGAAATTAGAGGTGGCAGTCGGGTTGTTCGATTTTCAGGACTCTGTTATTAAAGTTTGGTAATTAATTATCCTATCGTGCCTACTACGACCCTAGATGTGTTCATGTGTTGATCGATGTCATTAATGATCATTGAAGAAATTAGAGGTGACAGTCGGATTGTTGGATTTAGGAAACTACttgtttttattatatttaaagaATAAAGTGTGCTTTTGTTATGGTTGTAAATTAATTTATTGTGATAGTACATTGTTTAAAAATTTTAGAATGGGAAATTGTTGTAATTAGTGATGGcactaattagtaattagtgaTATGGTAATGCAAATGCGTCAGTTGATGCAGATAGTTTGGAGCTTTCTACAATTTAATTTGTGTACTATATGATTCAAGGGTCCCTTATCAATGTATCAGGAGTTCATGACCTACCTTTCCAACCTATtttattagaaattgattggttaTGAAATTATTGTATATAAAAAAACATTATGGTTTCTTTTGGCTCCTTTTAATCATTGGATTGAGCAATCAATGCGAACCGTGTCACCCACAAAAGTCAATTTAgtatataaaattattttccctTCTATCTAAACGACGTAAGCTATgctctgttcaccttattttcatttttaccaaaaaaataagtttatttaagATTATATGTTCAGATAAATTTATATAAGCTTAGATCATGAAAACAAAGgcaatataagttcaaataaagttCAGATAAAGTTCAGAAAagataagttcaagaaaaataaattataacagATAAATAGAACGTACTTGTAGTATATGTACCTCTTAAAAATTAACATTCCGTCTTAAAAGTTATCCGTTTTTCCGTTTAATTTGCTGACTCTCGTTGTTAATAATAATAACCCACACGTGAGTTAAGACTGATTGCCCCACTTGGAAAAAGAACTGGAAATATGACTAACATATagtatataagactagtatattACTCCAAGTGTCAATTGTCATCAATATATTGGTTTTATGATGGAACCTTATTAGACTTATATGTGATTAAATTCTCATTATCAAGCTAAGCTTATTAAGGAATATTGGTAATTCTAATTTTTGTTGTTCCTAGTTTAGCACAATACTTGCTTGGGCTCAACTTAAACTTGCTTGTTCATATTTCGAGCTCGAGCTTTAAGTCAAACGTGCCTTAAACAAACAATGTTTGCAACTCATCCTCTTTTTACAAAGATAAAAGAGAAATTGAAATAGGTACTACATAAAAATGTTGGACTTTACAATTATACTGAATAACAAATCTTATAATTTAATTGTAAGATTTTTAAGAAAAcatatatttttcatattattaaaatatactACTTACTGAATAAGATGTTCATGAACATTAACGAGTCATACACTGCACGATGGTGTTCAAGCAAAGCTCGTTTAGTATACGAGCCATAGATatttgctcgagcattcatttTCTTAATGACCGACTTTCAACCAAACTTGCTCGTGCGTTATTCATGAATATATTAGCTCTTTTGTACCCCTATTTATTACTCTTCGTTAATATCCTCATTATTCATATTAATTGAGAACGGTATATTATTAATATACGTagcattatttattattgttgttatgaATAGAGGGACAAAAAAATTGGACATACACGAACTAATTGACGAATTAGGGTTCACAAGGGTACAAGTATTATGTCACAAGATATTGGAGTATATAAATAGTATTGAACATTAGCTTGTAAATACTTAGTATAAATACAGTAGTTTGTACTACCTTACTTTTGAGTTAcacaattaataaaatgtagttTCTGGTTTCCTCTCTCAAAAGCCACGAGCTCTCAAGCTCAACAATGGCGTCACTCTTATCTCCTTCCTTTATTCTTCTTCTTTCCTTCTTCACTCACACAttcaacatggtatcagagcgggaACGATCCCGGCTCTTCAATTCCGCATAAATTTTCGTTCAAATCATCTCATcaatttttccccaatttttctGCTTCGAATTTATTTTTGGGTCGAATTGAGTCAAAACTCGACGAATTAGGATGTAATTCGCCCTAAAATCTCATATTTTCGCTCTCAAATCTTCTTTCCATAATTGAATCAAACGTTTTTTGATTCTTGAGTTTTcccccaatttctagggttcATACCAAATCGCAGAATTGAGCGATTTTCCCCAATTCGATTTTGCTGGGTTTTCGATTGCTTTGGATTTATTGAAGTTTTTTTGTCGTCGTCTTCTTCGACGTCTTCTTCGACGTCTGCTTCTCCTACTTCAAGAATCTGGGTACTCCTGAAATTAACCGCAAACATCTCATCACATATTCCTCGCCGACGATAACAAGAGGAAGATGGATAATCGTCGCCGCCATGGAAGAAACTCTTGGAGGATTGCGATTCTTGAATTCGCACGTTGTCTGGAGAGTTCTTGGTTTGATTTCTTGATCTTCTTGATTAATTCATTTGATTACAATTCGCTGCTTGGTGATTGTTGGTGAATTTCTGGGTGATTTTGTTCATTAGGGAATATCTACAGTTGATTTTAAATTTGGCAATATATTTTGTCTTGCCTGTATTCTGGGAATTACTTCGTCTATCGTCCACGAATCATGGCTCAATTTTAGCTAATTCCCAATCATCTGTTCAATTGAATTTTTGCTGTTGGTGGTTCTTGTGTGAGAATAGGAGTAAGTTTGGGTTGAGATTGTTTTCGATTTTTGATGGAGCTCATCTTCTTCGATGAATGCTTACAAGCAGTGGTATAGCTCTTTCTTCTGCAATACATTTGTGCCCCTGGTCTGCTGGTTTGTTCTGTGGTCATGTGATGATCTTATTTGGTGCTCAACTATTTCTCTGCACTATTGAATTGCAATATAGACAATTCAAATGGAAATTGCATAAGAAGGCTGCACAAGTGTTGTTGTGTTTACACTTTGCATTGAAGAAATGTCTGATAATTGGGGATATTCACGAAAAACAGGAACAGTTTAAAGAATGGATGCAAAACCTTGGAATAGGAGATCATGCAGCAGTTTTGCAAGAGGATAGTATACAGTTTTGGGttgaagtttttttttcttttgaatgttGGCACGATTCAACATTTCTTTCCAGCAACAGATCTGGAGTTCAGTACCTGTATAATCAGGTCAATTTTGTTCATTTTTCCCAGCAACAGATCTGGAGAATCAGAACCTGTAAAATCAGGTCAATTTTTGAGACCCAAAGATGTCAGTTTTGAGACCCAAAGATGTCAGTTTTGAGACCCAAAGAGGTCAGTTTTGTGACCCAAAGAGGTCAGATTTCATTGATCCATTGTGATCATTCTTTTGATGAGACCCATTGAGGCTCATTTCTTCAAAACAATATTGGACGTTGCAGTTTGATATGAGCAGTTGGTACAACAGCAACAGCAGTGGCCAACATCTATGCTTGTTCATGAGGAGTTCTTGGTGCAAAGTTAATGAAAGAGTCTGTTTTGAAGCTTTCAAACTGAAGATGTTTACACCATCTCCAGTTTGAGGGGGGGTATTGGAGTATATAAATAGTATTGAACATTAGCTTGTAAATACTTAGTATAAATACAGTAGTTTGTACTACCTTACTTTTGAGTTAcacaattaataaaatgtagttTCTGGTTTCCTCTCTCAAAAGCCACGAGCTCTCAAGCTCAACAATGGCGTCACTCTTATCTCCTTCCTTTATTCTTCTTCTTTCCTTCTTCACTCACACATTCAAC
This genomic stretch from Spinacia oleracea cultivar Varoflay chromosome 3, BTI_SOV_V1, whole genome shotgun sequence harbors:
- the LOC110777732 gene encoding bZIP transcription factor 11-like, translated to MASSSPSGQQQRDHQKQEGADTCCKKRKRMQSNRESARRSRLRKQNHLDDLAVQVAELKAQNSRIISTTNTSTQLYLEVEAENSVLRAQLSELSNRLQSLNDIINCLSNNNVHGNINNNNNNNNNNNVMRITTSTTSDGCSSDDQEISLIGSFDVDLEFDDDFSMNSWGFSFANYPTTTPDAFMC